A window from Triticum aestivum cultivar Chinese Spring chromosome 6D, IWGSC CS RefSeq v2.1, whole genome shotgun sequence encodes these proteins:
- the LOC123140891 gene encoding peroxidase 70 encodes MALSSSCRTWHCLLALFLLSSAAYGQLSPSFYAKSCPTLELIVRATMIKALLAERRMGASLLRLHFHDCFVQGCDGSILLDDVGSFVGEKTAFPNVNSVRGYEVIDEIKRNVELVCPGVVSCADITALAARDGVFLLGGPSWAVPLGHRDSTTASLTQANSDLPGPSLNLDQLIAAFAKKQLSPRDLTALSGTHTIGFSQCLNFRDHIYNGTNIDPAFAALRKGACPALAPNGDTNLAPLDVQTPLFFDNAYYRNLVAKRGLLNSDQVLFNGGSQDALVRQYAANPTLFASDLVTAMIKMASLTPPSGTPTQIRRNCRVVNS; translated from the exons ATGGCTTTGAGCTCCAGCTGCCGGACATGGCACTGCTTGCttgccctcttcctcctctcctcggcGGCCTATGGGCAGCTCTCGCCGTCATTCTACGCAAAGAGCTGCCCAACGCTTGAGCTCATCGTGCGCGCCACCATGATCAAGGCCCTCCTCGCCGAGCGCCGAATGGGGGCGTCCCTCCTCAGGCTCCACTTCCATGACTGCTTTGTTCAA GGCTGCGACGGGTCCATTCTCTTGGATGACGTGGGTAGCTTCGTGGGCGAGAAGACTGCCTTTCCGAACGTGAACTCGGTGCGGGGCTACGAGGTGATCGACGAGATCAAGAGGAACGTGGAGCTGGTCTGCCCTGgcgtcgtctcctgcgccgacatcaCTGCCCTCGCAGCACGGGACGGCGTCTTTCTG CTAGGCGGGCCAAGCTGGGCGGTGCCGCTCGGCCACCGGGACTCGACGACGGCCAGCCTGACTCAGGCGAACAGCGACCTCCCAGGGCCCAGCTTAAACCTGGACCAGCTCATCGCCGCGTTCGCAAAGAAGCAGCTGAGCCCGCGGGACCTCACGGCGCTGTCCGGCACCCACACCATCGGCTTCTCGCAGTGCCTCAACTTCCGCGACCACATCTACAATGGCACCAACATCGACCCGGCGTTCGCCGCGCTGCGCAAGGGCGCCTGCCCCGCCCTGGCCCCTAACGGCGACACCAACCTGGCGCCGTTAGACGTGCAGACGCCGCTCTTCTTCGACAACGCCTACTATCGCAACTTGGTGGCCAAGCGCGGCCTGCTCAACTCCGACCAGGTGCTCTTCAACGGCGGCTCCCAGGACGCGCTAGTGCGGCAGTATGCCGCCAACCCGACGCTCTTCGCCTCCGACTTGGTGACGGCCATGATCAAGATGGCGAGCCTCACCCCGCCCAGCGGAACACCCACCCAGATTAGGCGTAACTGCAGGGTCGTCAACAGCTGA